In Gemmatimonadota bacterium, the DNA window CGGCCTGGTCTTCCTCAATGCGCGGGGCCGCGCCCTTTCTCGCATGGGGGTCTGGAAAATCCTGCAGAAGCAGCTCCGGCGGGCGGGGATTCAGAAGCGCGTTACGCCGCACACGCTGCGGCATTCCTTCGCGACCCACCTCCTGGAGGGTGGAGCCGACCTCGCCGCCGTCCAGGAGATGCTGGGCCACGCGGACATTTCTACCACCCAGATCTACACCCACGTGGACCGCGAGTACCTGCGCGACGTGCACCGCCGCTACCATCCGCGGGCGTGACCGAGCAGAAAGGCCAACGCGCGAACGTACGCAGGCAGTACTCGTACTCGTGCACGTGCACATCCGTAAAAGAATGGGCGGTTGGGGAGGGTGTGGCGGCGGGGTTGTAGCGGTTCGCGGCGCAGGCTAGCTTCTCGCATGGTCCTGGTCATCGACAACTACGACTCCTTCACCTGGAACCTCGTGCAATTGCTCGGGGAGCTGGGCGCGGAGCCGGTCGTGAAACGGAACGATGAGGTCACGCTGCCCGAGATCGAGGCGCTGGACCCCTCGCGCATCGTGATCTCGCCCGGACCGTGCACGCCAGCGGAGGCCGGCATCAGCGTGGCGTGCATCCGCCAGTTCGGCCCGACCCGGCCCATCCTGGGCGTTTGTTTGGGCCACCAGGCGATCGGAGCTGCCTACGGGGGCCGCGTCGTGCGCGCCCGCCGCACCATGCACGGCAAGCGTTCCCCCGTGGCTCACACGGGCTCCGAGCTCTTTGCGGGCATTCCCACCCCCATCGAAGTCACGCGCTATCACTCCCTGGTTGTGGAGCGACCCAGCTTGCCCGCCGAGCTCGAAGTCATCGCCTGGACGGACGAGGCCGGGTTCGAGGACGAGATCCAGGCCATACGCCACCGCCATCACCCGGTTTGGGGTGTGCAGTTTCACCCGGAGTCCGTTGCCAGCCAGCACGGCCGGGAACTGATGGCCAACTTCCTCGCGCTGTGTTGAGGTGATGCGTTCCGCCGCCGCCCGGCTGCTGATCCTCCTGGTATGGTCGGCGGCGGCGTCCCTCCTGGCCAGTGGACGTGCTTCCGCGCAGCGCGTCGAGCGGGTGGGAGAAGGCGACGTCGCCCTCGACCGTCGTCTCGACCGCCTGCTGCGTGCCGCCGATTTCCTGCTGGTAACCCGGGACACTACGCTCACCCCTGCGGATACTGTTGGTCGCTCGGTGCTCGTGCTCGAGGCGACGGTAGCCATCGAGGGCATGATCCAGGGAGACCTCATCTCCGTGGACGCTAACGTGTTTCTCCGCCCGGGCTCCCTGGTTTTCGGCGATGTCGTCAACGTTGGTGGCGGACTCTACCGCTCGGAGCTGGCCAGGGTAGCACGGTCCGTCATTGACCTGCCGCTTGCCGAATACCGGGTCGCGCCAGCGGACGGCGGATTCCGCATCGAAGCGCTCGTCTCGGGGGCAGCGCTGAAGCTGGACGGTTTTCTCGGCTTTCACGCCCCGACGTACGACCGGATCGACGCTGTCTCGCTGATCTGGGGGGCGGCGTACAGCTTCCCGGCGATCGGCGGCTGGCGTCCCACGCTAGCCGGACGCATCGGCTACCGCTCAGGTCGCGGCGCGGGCACGGGGGGGGTCGAGCTCCGGCTCGCGAGCCGTGCCGCGCAGGGGGCGGTGGGTGCGGAAAAGATCACGGCCACGAATGATGCCTGGATCCGCGGCGACCTTCAGAATACCGGCTCCTACCTGCTTTCCGGGAAGGACTACCGCAACTACTATCAGGCCGAAAGAGTTTACTTCCGGCTGGGCCGCCAGCTCCGCCGCTCGCCGGCGCACCTGGCGCTGTGGCTGGGTGGGCAGATCGAGGACGCGCGGTCGTTGGCCGCCGAGGACCGCTGGACACTCTTCGAGGACGAGGTGCGGGCGAACCCGCCCGTGCGGGAGGGACGAGTCGCCAGCTTGAGCCTCGAGCTGGCGGGCGGCTGGACAGGCAGCCGCTCGGCCGTCGAGGCCGCAGGGACCATCGAAGCGGCGCGGCGCGCGGCTGGGGGTGAGCTGCCCTTCGAGAGGTTCCTGGTCCGGGGCGAGTGGGCGATGCAGGCGCTATGGAACCACCGGCTCGAGCTCGACTGGCGCTTCCAGGGGCCGCTCCCCGGCAGCGACTCGCTGCCGCACCAGCGCTGGAGCATCGTGGGCGGATCCGGCACGCTGAATACCTTCGAGATCGGGGAGTTCGCCGGGGACCGGCTCGCCTTCGTGGAAACGACTTACATCGTGCCCCTGCCGCAGCCACTGAGACTCCCCCTGCTGGGCGCGCCCGAACTGCACTTCCTGCATGCCATCGGCATGGCCTGGTCCCGGGAAGCGCGCCGCGACCTCGAGCAGAACCTGGGGCTGCGGCTCCAGTTCCTGGGAGTGTATCTGCGGCTCCTGACCAATCCAGCCGATCCAGGCGGGGAGCTGAAATTCGATCTCGGCATCTCCTGGCCGTTCCAGCCGACGCCACCCTGGGAGCAGGGGCGCTAAGCTCTCGCCACCCCGCGCCGGCCGAGCCGGCCCGCTCACTTTGACACTATCACGGTGCGCCGCTAGATTCGGGCGTAAATCTTGCGTGGCGGCGCCGCTTTTCCTCCGGAGTGGATATGGGCCAGGGAGCCGTGCTGGGCGTGATTCCCGCGCGTATCGGCTCGAAGCGCCTGCCGCGCAAGCCGCTGCAGCCGCTGGCCGGCCGCCCCTTGATCGAATGGGTCTGGCGCCGCGTGCGCAGCTTTTCGGCGCTGGATGCGGCCGTGATTGCCACGGACAGCGAAGAAGTCGCGTCCGTGTGCCGAGCGTTGGGGGCGCCCGTGGTGCTGACCTCGCCGGCGCACGCTTCGGGTACCGAGCGGGTTGCCGAGGTGGCCGGACGCGGCGAGTACCGGGAGTACGCGATGGTCGTGAACGTGCAGGGAGACGAGCCCTTCATTTCGGAGGGGCAGGTTGCGTCCGCCGTGGCGTTGGCCGTGCGTGATTGGGACATCGGCACGGTCGCCACGCCGGTGCGCACGCTGGAAGCGTGGCGTGACCCGGCCGTGGTGAAAGTCGTGCGCAGAGAAGATGGTGGGGCACTGTATTTCTCGCGGGCCGCCGTGCCGCACTGCCGGGACGGCGATCCGCCGGCGGAAGAGCTGGCATCGCCCGCGTACCTGAGGCACATCGGGGTGTACGCCTGCAGGCGGGATGCGCTGGCCCGTTGGGTGAACCACCCACCAGCGGAGCTCGAGCGGATCGAGCGACTGGAGCAGTTGCGGGCGCTGGAGGCCGGGCTCTCCATCGGGGTGGCGCTGGTGGACGCGGCCGAGGCCGGCGTCGATACCCCGCGGGACGTGCTGCGCGCAGAACAACGGTTGAGGTCGATGTCGCACGGATCCCTTCCTATCCCTTAGAGCCATGAGCGACCAGGTTCGGCAGCCGACGAAGTACGTGTTTGTGACCGGCGGCGTAGTCTCCTCTCTGGGCAAGGGGATCGCCGCCGCGTCGCTTGGCAGATTGCTGGTCGAGCGAGGCCTGCGGGTCACGATCCAGAAGTTCGATCCCTATATCAATGTGGACCCCGGCACGCTTTCGCCCTTTCAGCACGGCGAGGTCTTTGTGACCGATGACGGCGCGGAGACGGACCTCGACCTGGGTCATTACGAGCGGTTTATCGACGAATCGCTTGCCCAGGCCAACAACGTCACCACGGGTCGCATCTACCAGGATGTGATTACGAAGGAGCGGCGCGGCGACTACCTGGGCGCGACCGTGCAGGTGATCCCGCACATTACCGACGAGATCAAGGCGGCGA includes these proteins:
- a CDS encoding aminodeoxychorismate/anthranilate synthase component II; protein product: MVLVIDNYDSFTWNLVQLLGELGAEPVVKRNDEVTLPEIEALDPSRIVISPGPCTPAEAGISVACIRQFGPTRPILGVCLGHQAIGAAYGGRVVRARRTMHGKRSPVAHTGSELFAGIPTPIEVTRYHSLVVERPSLPAELEVIAWTDEAGFEDEIQAIRHRHHPVWGVQFHPESVASQHGRELMANFLALC
- the kdsB gene encoding 3-deoxy-manno-octulosonate cytidylyltransferase, which encodes MGQGAVLGVIPARIGSKRLPRKPLQPLAGRPLIEWVWRRVRSFSALDAAVIATDSEEVASVCRALGAPVVLTSPAHASGTERVAEVAGRGEYREYAMVVNVQGDEPFISEGQVASAVALAVRDWDIGTVATPVRTLEAWRDPAVVKVVRREDGGALYFSRAAVPHCRDGDPPAEELASPAYLRHIGVYACRRDALARWVNHPPAELERIERLEQLRALEAGLSIGVALVDAAEAGVDTPRDVLRAEQRLRSMSHGSLPIP